The stretch of DNA TTCCGTATCAGCCGTTTGAAGCTGCTGCTGCGCAAATTCGCGGTAGAGGCTATGCTCCCGCAGCAATTCTTCGTGTCTTCCCCTGCCGGTAATCTCGCCCTTTTCCATAAAAAGAATCTGGTCGGCATTCACAACCGTGGACAGCCGATGCGCAATGACGATGGTCGTCCGGCCTTTCATCAGATTGGACAGCGCCTTCTGCACGACCGCTTCGGATTTGCTATCAAGGCTTGAAGTCGCTTCGTCCAGCATCAGGATTTTCGGATCTCTCAGCAGCGCCCGGGCAATCGCGATCCGCTGCCGCTGTCCGCCGGACAGCTTCACGCCGCGCTCGCCGACTTCGGTGTCGTATCCATCCGGCAGCTCGTCGATGAAGGTATCGGCATACGCCATCGCAGCCGCCTGCCGTATTTCCGCCAGATCAACCTCCCGTTCCAGACCGTAGCGGGGATTGTCCGCAATGGTTCCGGCCAGCAGCGGGCTTTCCTGGGAGACATAGCCGATTCCTCCTCGCCAGGAGCGCAGCGAGAAATCGGAAATCAGCTTGCCGCCCAGTCGGATCACGCCTTCCTGCGGCTCATAGAAGCGCTCAAGCAGGGAGAACAGCGTCGTCTTGCCGCCGCCGCTTGGGCCGACAATCGCCGTCACCTCTCCGGGCGTTATGGAGCAGCTTACCTTGTTCAGCACGGACGCGCCCGTCTTGTACCCGAAGGACACATTTTCCAGTGTAATCGGCAGCCGCGCCCCATCCGCCATCTCTTCTCCCTCGTACTTTTCTTCTTCATGCTTCAGTGTCTCCATAATCCGCTCCGAAGCGCCCATGGACTTCTGGATTTGGGTGAAGAAGGTAGTCAGCTGGGTCAGCGGCATAATGATCTGGATCAGATACAGGATAAAAGCGACCAGTTCCCCCGCCGTCAGCGCGCCGCTGGACACCTGCACCCCGCCGTAGCCGATAATGACCACCAGCAGCATCATAAATACGAGCGAGACAAGCGGGGTAATCCATGCGCTGACCTTGCCTTCGCGTATGCCGTAGGAGAGCAGGTTCGTAATGACATTTTTGCCGGATTCGTATTCCCGTCGCTCCGCTCCGGACGCCTTGACCAGCCGGATTTCCGACAGCACGCCGCTGAGCACCGCCGTAAAGGAGGCCGTCTCATCCTGCATGCCTTTGGAAATCTTGTACATCATCCGGCCAAGCGGAACAAGGACAAGCGCCGAAAGGGGCAGCACGGTGAACAGAACCAGCGTCATTTTCCAATTCAGATAGAAGAGCACCGAGATCGAACCGACAATGGAAATGATGCCGGTGAACAGGCTGGCGGCATGTTCCGATACCAGCGTCTTGATAATGCCCGTATCGCTTGTCATGCGGCTGACGCTTTCGCCTGTCCGGATGTCGTTATAATAGGAGATGGGCAGCAGGAGGAGCTTGCGCCACAGACGCTCCCTCAGGCCGGCTACCATTTTCTGACCCGCATAGTTCAGCAGGTAGACGGAAATGCCCGCGGCGGCGGTCTGGGCGATGAAAGCGCCGGCGATTCCGGCGATCTGCAGCCGGCTCACCGAAGCCAGCGAGAATCCGTCGACCAGCCCTTTGGTAAACATCGGGATGACCAGCGATACCAGCGTGGAAATCACGCTGAGCGTAACAGCCAGGGCAAGCAGCCCATACGGCGGTTTCGTTTCCTTAAGCAATTTGAGAAATGGACGGAGATTATTTCCGCCCGTTGACTTCGTTGAGGTTGTCATTGATAATCCTTCCCTTCTTGGCGAATAATCAAAAAATACTCCCTCATTGTAAACAGAAGTTAAACTCGCCACTCTGCGGCGGCACGGTAATCCTCCGGAGTATTGATATTGAGCAGCGGGGATGGTCCTCCATCCAAGGCGCCCG from Paenibacillus sophorae encodes:
- a CDS encoding ABC transporter ATP-binding protein yields the protein MTTSTKSTGGNNLRPFLKLLKETKPPYGLLALAVTLSVISTLVSLVIPMFTKGLVDGFSLASVSRLQIAGIAGAFIAQTAAAGISVYLLNYAGQKMVAGLRERLWRKLLLLPISYYNDIRTGESVSRMTSDTGIIKTLVSEHAASLFTGIISIVGSISVLFYLNWKMTLVLFTVLPLSALVLVPLGRMMYKISKGMQDETASFTAVLSGVLSEIRLVKASGAERREYESGKNVITNLLSYGIREGKVSAWITPLVSLVFMMLLVVIIGYGGVQVSSGALTAGELVAFILYLIQIIMPLTQLTTFFTQIQKSMGASERIMETLKHEEEKYEGEEMADGARLPITLENVSFGYKTGASVLNKVSCSITPGEVTAIVGPSGGGKTTLFSLLERFYEPQEGVIRLGGKLISDFSLRSWRGGIGYVSQESPLLAGTIADNPRYGLEREVDLAEIRQAAAMAYADTFIDELPDGYDTEVGERGVKLSGGQRQRIAIARALLRDPKILMLDEATSSLDSKSEAVVQKALSNLMKGRTTIVIAHRLSTVVNADQILFMEKGEITGRGRHEELLREHSLYREFAQQQLQTADTESREHVEGEEITGHGQNTGGGRRPAHPRVGGRIFES